In Vagococcus hydrophili, one DNA window encodes the following:
- the lspA gene encoding signal peptidase II, with the protein MIYYSLIVLASVIIDQLIKYWVVSNIEIHETIFSNPILSLTHIRNSGAAWSILEGKMWFFTVVTVIALIILPYLLYKYHNESKWMTIGLSLIIGGTLGNFIDRIRLGEVVDMFQVEFFNFPIFNFADVSLVIGVMCIFVYILFFEEKSKGM; encoded by the coding sequence ATGATTTATTATAGTTTAATAGTTTTAGCATCGGTAATAATTGATCAATTGATTAAATATTGGGTGGTATCAAACATTGAAATACATGAAACGATTTTTAGTAATCCAATCTTATCCCTAACTCATATAAGAAATAGTGGGGCAGCGTGGAGTATTTTAGAAGGGAAAATGTGGTTCTTTACTGTCGTCACAGTTATCGCTTTGATAATATTACCTTACTTACTTTATAAATATCATAATGAAAGTAAATGGATGACGATTGGTTTAAGTTTAATTATTGGTGGCACGTTAGGGAATTTCATCGATCGTATCCGATTAGGCGAGGTTGTTGATATGTTTCAAGTAGAGTTTTTTAATTTTCCAATCTTCAATTTTGCGGATGTTTCATTAGTAATAGGTGTTATGTGTATTTTTGTATATATCTTATTTTTTGAAGAGAAATCTAAAGGAATGTAA
- a CDS encoding Fur family transcriptional regulator: MSNHIVEDAINKMKESNIRITPQRYAILEYLVESKSHPTADEIYKHLEHRFPNMSVATVYNNLRLFTDIGFVIEMAYGDSSSRFDFTSTKHYHAICDNCGKVVDVYYPGLEDVESATEQLTGFKVREHRLEMYGLCPDCQKES, translated from the coding sequence ATGTCAAATCATATTGTTGAAGATGCAATAAATAAGATGAAAGAATCTAATATACGTATCACACCACAAAGATATGCAATCTTAGAGTATTTAGTTGAGAGTAAAAGTCATCCAACAGCGGATGAAATTTATAAACATCTTGAGCATCGTTTCCCAAATATGAGTGTAGCAACGGTATATAACAATTTAAGATTATTTACAGACATAGGTTTTGTTATTGAAATGGCTTATGGAGACTCTTCTAGTCGATTTGATTTTACATCTACAAAGCATTACCATGCTATTTGCGATAATTGTGGTAAAGTAGTTGATGTCTATTACCCTGGCTTGGAAGATGTGGAGTCGGCAACTGAGCAATTAACAGGATTTAAAGTAAGGGAACATCGCTTAGAGATGTATGGGTTATGTCCTGATTGTCAAAAAGAATCGTAG
- a CDS encoding CBS domain-containing protein, giving the protein MNRADIFLVSFNKIEKWLKKQLEFPSNMGVTEMLRRVKKRSDLPIAEIEFDLIEFSQLRNAIVHNRIETDFIIAEPNEWAVERILEIENELLHPRLVERILKTNVKIFTADVPLQEILYIIVEKEYSQFPIYQNKKFRGLITTKGIGMWFAKNADNNMMDLNYYTAIDILDLDNKRDAVSFLSLSDTEYKAKELFKSNPRLEAILVTQNGKSNGKLIGIISPKDLFGE; this is encoded by the coding sequence ATGAATAGGGCTGATATTTTTTTAGTCTCATTTAATAAAATAGAGAAATGGTTGAAAAAGCAATTAGAATTCCCAAGTAATATGGGGGTAACAGAAATGTTGAGGAGAGTCAAAAAACGTTCTGATTTACCAATTGCAGAGATTGAATTTGATCTTATCGAGTTTTCCCAACTAAGAAATGCCATTGTGCATAATAGGATTGAAACAGATTTTATTATTGCTGAGCCTAATGAATGGGCAGTGGAGAGAATACTTGAAATTGAAAATGAGCTACTGCATCCGCGCCTAGTGGAACGCATTTTAAAAACAAATGTAAAGATTTTTACAGCAGATGTTCCGCTTCAAGAAATCCTTTATATAATAGTAGAAAAAGAATATTCTCAGTTTCCAATTTATCAAAACAAAAAGTTTAGAGGCTTAATTACAACCAAAGGAATTGGTATGTGGTTTGCTAAAAATGCTGATAATAATATGATGGATCTTAATTATTACACAGCGATTGATATCTTAGATCTAGATAATAAAAGAGATGCTGTCTCCTTTTTATCATTGAGTGACACAGAATACAAAGCAAAAGAACTATTTAAAAGTAATCCGAGACTAGAAGCAATCTTAGTTACTCAGAATGGTAAAAGTAACGGCAAATTAATTGGGATTATTAGTCCTAAAGATTTATTTGGAGAGTGA